One segment of Pyricularia oryzae 70-15 chromosome 3, whole genome shotgun sequence DNA contains the following:
- a CDS encoding fructose-1,6-bisphosphatase has protein sequence MAVLTGSSLDSAAFRSYLDSLVPSTARAELTGSVLPALVHAIGDVSALLRRAHTVAHVGTTNAFGDQQLNVDLAADDVIRAACKSCPSVVTASSEEVPIEEALRSGEVDAAGSSERYTVAYDPLDGSSIIAPNWTVGAILGVWDGATALGQSPRRSMVAAILGVFGPRTTAIVALRVPGIGEPACFELGIDGESLTMVQPNIRLASPPLNTRYFAPANLRAAAECDKYSALVSHFISQKYTLRYSGGLVPDVVHALVKGHGVYISPTTPQSAGKLRRLYELSPIALVVECAGGKAVDSSSGVGVLDVTISDCDERGGVICGNNIEVDLASKYLQ, from the coding sequence ATGGCGGTTTTAACTGGCAGCTCTCTGGATTCTGCTGCATTTCGATCATATCTCGACTCATTGGTACCGTCTACCGCCCGTGCAGAGCTCACCGGCTCCGTACTCCCTGCCTTGGTCCACGCAATTGGTGATGTCTCGGCGCTGCTCAGACGTGCTCATACAGTGGCGCACGTGGGCACGACCAATGCTTTTGGCGATCAGCAGCTGAACGTCGACCTCGCTGCCGATGACGTAATTCGTGCTGCGTGCAAGAGCTGTCCTTCCGTAGTGACGGCAAGCAGTGAAGAGGTCCCCATCGAGGAGGCCTTGCGTTCCGGCGAGGTGGATGCAGCCGGCTCGAGCGAGCGGTATACGGTAGCGTACGACCCGCTCGACGGCAGCTCCATCATCGCCCCAAATTGGACCGTCGGGGCCATCTTGGGTGTATGGGATGGGGCCACTGCTCTGGGCCAGAGTCCCCGTCGTTCCATGGTCGCTGCGATACTGGGCGTCTTTGGCCCGCGCACGACGGCCATCGTCGCACTTAGGGTGCCTGGCATCGGGGAGCCTGCTTGCTTCGAGCTTGGTATCGATGGCGAATCCCTTACGATGGTGCAGCCCAATATTCGCCTCGCGTCGCCGCCTCTCAACACACGTTACTTTGCCCCTGCCAACCTAAGGGCTGCCGCCGAATGTGACAAGTACAGCGCACTAGTGTCACATTTTATCAGCCAGAAGTATACACTGCGGTACAGTGGTGGTCTAGTGCCGGATGTTGTGCATGCTCTGGTCAAGGGCCATGGCGTGTATATTTCACCCACCACCCCCCAAAGCGCAGGCAAGCTCCGACGATTGTACGAGCTATCCCCTATTGCGCTAGTTGTCGAATGTGCTGGAGGGAAAGCTGTGGACTCGAGCTCCGGAGTTGGGGTGTTGGATGTAACTATATCTGATTGCGATGAGAGGGGAGGGGTTATCTGTGGTAATAATATCGAGGTCGACCTAGCAAGTAAATATTTGCAATAG
- a CDS encoding carboxypeptidase A produces MKLFTISALASLTWACVLPEERIAGPSSRLSRRQIMGNTGIPVGTGDRFNDGKELPLGVGTQNKAVTSVLSVKEIDSGFRALASHYKFQTFEAPQKTYEGRSVYGGKVGGNGTCDDAYRVYLNGAIHARERGSADGVLFFVADLLYANEKNTGITYGRKSYSNADVKKALSAGLVFVPLSNPDGVAYDQASNSCWRKNRNPRSARAGDDSTIGVDLNRNFDFLWDFPKEFAPSVASSVASTDPGSEVFHGTSAFSEPETQNIKWVLDTYKKVRWFVDLHSYTGDVLYSWGSDTNQEKYDYMNFHNSSYNAVRGLVNDVPGRGRGYGEYTPAGEDSVNQGAAKRMGNAMSAANGRTYTVSQAVGLYPTSGSSDDYSYSRHFTDPSKNLVHGYTVEFGFGNNAVPDCPFYPSESQHNDNLREIGAGFMETLLAAVDLGLGDATKC; encoded by the exons ATGAAGCTGTTCACCATATCTGCTCTCGCCTCCCTCACATGGGCATGCGTCTTGCCTGAGGAGAGGATCGCCGGTCCTAGCAGCCGCCTTAGTCGCCGCCAGATTATGGGCAATACAGGCATTCCAGTCGGTACTGGAGATCGTTTCAACGATGGCAAGGAGCTGCCGCTGGGAGTTGGGACGCAGAACAAGGCAGTGACGTCTGTGCTCAGCGTCAAGGAGATCGACAGCGGATTCAGGGCGCTTGCAAGCCATTACAAATTCCAAACGTTTGAAGCTCCGCAGAAAACATACGAGGGTCGTTCAGTCTATGGTGGCAAGGTCGGCGGCAATGGTACTTGCGATGATGCCTACAGGGTGTACCTGAACGGTGCGATCCACGCTCGTGAGCGGGGTTCTGCCGATGGCGTGCTGTTCTTTGTCGCCGATCTCCTCTACGCCAACGAGAAAAATACCGGCATCACTTACGGCCGCAAGAGTTACAGCAACGCCGACGTCAAGAAGGCCTTGTCGGCTGGGCTTGTCTTTGTCCCCTTGTCCAACCCGGATGGTGTCGCCtacgaccaggcctccaataGCTGCTGGAGGAAGAATCGCAATCCTCGATCAGCCAGAGCTGGGGATGACTCGACGATTGGCGTTGACCTGAACAGGAACTTTGACTTCCTATGGGACTTCCCCAAAGAATTTGCCCCAAGTGTTGCAAGCAGTGTAGCCAGCACCGATCCCGGCTCTGAGGTTTTCCATG GCACCAGCGCGTTCTCGGAACCTGAGACACAAAACATCAAGTGGGTTCTGGATACTTACAAAAAGGTTCGGTGGTTTGTTGACCTCCACTCCTATACGGGCGATGTGCTCTACAGCTGGGGGAGTGACACGAACCAGGAGAAATACGACTATATGAACTTCCACAACTCAAGCTACAACGCCGTCCGTGGCCTCGTCAACGACGTACCTGGCCGCGGCCGGGGTTACGGCGAGTACACGCCGGCAGGAGAGGATTCGGTCAACCAAGGTGCCGCCAAGCGAATGGGTAACGCCATGTCGGCTGCAAATGGTCGCACATACACGGTTTCACAGGCAGTCGGCCTTTATCCTACTTCTGGGTCGAGTGACGACTACTCTTACTCAAGGCATTTTACCGACCCTTCGAAGAACCTTGTACATGGCTATACTGTTGAGTTTGGGTTTGGAAACAATGCAGTGCCGGACTGCCCATTCTACCCATCGGAAAGCCAGCACAATGATAACCTACGGGAGATCGGAGCGGGTTTCATGGAGACGCTGCTGGCTGCAGTCGATCTTGGACTCGGTGATGCTACCAAGTGCTGA